From one Leguminivora glycinivorella isolate SPB_JAAS2020 chromosome 5, LegGlyc_1.1, whole genome shotgun sequence genomic stretch:
- the LOC125226331 gene encoding uncharacterized protein LOC125226331, which produces MFKFKWDSSSTQDLVLHRQSHYPRRKIQRPLKHKIIPVQIYLLYFLIPPKGRKSRKVKFSTTESIQGLLVQIDDAGDIDSVIAAQKAKAAARKDTVQPSVLIQRPLQNFAQIYIVIHDIKYHVHSAAKTFDLLFKIYHVFHAKYPQVCEHLHVIIQKKCIKSIRCMIQ; this is translated from the exons ATGTTCAAATTCAAATGGGATTCAAGTTCAACCCAGGACCTTGTACTTCataggcagagtcactacccaCGAAGAAAGATACAGAGGccgttaaaac acAAAATAATTCCGGTGCAGATTTACctgctatattttttaataccaccCAAAGGCCGGAAATCTAGGAAAGTCAAATTCTCAACCACTGAATCAATCCAGGGCTTATTAGTTCAGATAGAT GACGCCGGAGATATCGACAGCGTAATCGCAGCCCAGAAAGCTAAGGCTGCAGCCCGGAAGGATACTGTGCAACCCTCCGTGCTCATACAGCGACCGCTACAAAACTTCGCCCAGATATACATCGTTATTCATGATATCAAATACCACGTGCATTCAGCTGCAAAGACGTTCGACTTGTTGTTTAAGATTTACCACGTTTTTCACGCCAAGTATCCCCAAGTGTGTGAGCACCTCCACGtaattattcaaaaaaagtGTATCAAATCCATACGGTGTATGATACAGTAG